In Fusarium oxysporum f. sp. lycopersici 4287 chromosome 4, whole genome shotgun sequence, a genomic segment contains:
- a CDS encoding hypothetical protein (At least one base has a quality score < 10) → MDLQLDTEIRNVLELVRSSMRTNGTPLEAAIQELRRVTESVQNAKDSHHPKWLLDEKIGKMHLRKDMMNGKQFREMERQLDNNIKCLRGLKAKCKKTPKRRIQFQGIELPKQPQKPIIPARKALIRRGPSKNKSLDMDRRNKRLERTKRQLEKENVSALYETSKLRQDLRKQRRTLAKERSENARKSLEIDLLRNDNMTAHQNLNDSQTALKEAQERCRELEASLRSQNEATHAAQDQYTGESPITVDGSNFDEVGDLDDMIPSKPSSPDEKGNKFNEYEWHIATPPPSQRRISSVTTAATPPETPVADPSNNLILLGGYFPVVEDENFDDEMKEIFRGHLYVGRVFRRFREFLETGHENSWYCVQDIVKYGYSFGSWNDNICENGEHDGVRCRQVKVTVVHSIRRFRFKRDEDVRPSN, encoded by the exons ATGGACCTGCAACTGGACACAGAAATACGAAATGTTCTCGAATTAGTGCGCAGCTCTATGCGCACAAATGGAACGCCCCTTGAAGCTGCGATCCAAGAACTCAGACGTGTCACTGAGTCAGTTCAGAATGCGAAAGACAGTCATCACCCCAAGTGGCtccttgatgagaagattgGCAAGATGCATCTGAGGAAAGATATGATGA ATGGCAAACAGTTTAGGGAGATGGAACGGCAACttgacaacaacatcaaatGCCTGAGGGGTTTGAAGGCAAAGTGTAAGAAGACACCCAAGCGCAGAATTCAGTTCCAGGGCATTGAACTCCCG AAGCAACCTCAGAAGCCCATTATTCCGGCACGAAAAGCGCTCATTCGCAGAGGTCCCAGCAAAAACAAGAGCCTTGACATGGATAGACGAAACAAACGTCTCGAGCGCACCAAGCGACAactggagaaggagaatgtTTCAGCGCTCTATGAAACAAGCAAATTGCGACAGGACCTCCGAAAGCAGAGGAGGACTCTGGCCAAAGAACGATCAGAGAATGCACGAAAGAGCTTGGAGATCGACCTCTTGAGAAACGACAACATGACTGCGCATCAGAACCTGAACGACAGCCAGACAGCTCTCAAAGAGGCTCAAGAGCGATGTCGGGAGCTTGAAGCTTCTTTGCGATCACAGAACGAGGCCACTCACGCAGCGCAAGATCAATACACAGGAGAATCCCCCATCACCGTAGACGGAAGCAATTTCGATGAAGTTGGCGATCTAGACGACATGATTCCCTCAAAGCCGAGCTCTCCCGACGAGAAGGGGAACAAATTCAACGAGTACGAGTGGCACATTGCCACGCCACCACCAAGCCAAAGACGCATATCTTCGGTTACGACTGCCGCAACACCACCAGAGACACCTGTGGCTGACCCTTCGAACAACCTGATATTGCTTGGTGGCTATTTCCCCGTCGTGGAAGATGAAAattttgatgatgagatgaaggaaaTCTTCAGAGGCCACTTGTACGTCGGCAGGGTCTTTAGGCGATTCAGAGAATTCCTTGAAACAGGACATGAGAACTCGTGGTACTGCGTTCAAGATATCGTCAAGTATGGATACAGCTTCGGTTCCTGGAATGACAACATCTGCGAGAATGGGGAGCATGATGGCGTTCGTTGCAGGCAGGTCAAGGTTACCGTGGTCCACTCGATCAGACGGTTTCGCTTCAAACGCGATGAGGATGTGAGACCGAGTAACTAG
- a CDS encoding poly(ADP)-ribose polymerase, with translation MPPRRRAAANPPADPPLDGCAIAVSGKFDDIGHSHSSLEALIRKHGGSFTRSVTKATTHVVSTQDDFNSQSSKVTAAKDKGLPVVDPLWLIDIDSKGKKLSADDYTWDSASKSNGTAKATTNGKSKKRSPPAADDEDEEEESQPKSKRARSTSVAPKSKAKPTAVKRSTKDKAPVEDESEEEEEAPKTKAKPKAAAKKGGKGKAAVKGEPEESLEEEKVVAEGQFIKKKDVAIPLDEHCTLPTYQVYVDPDSGLIYDASLNQTNSSANNNKFYRIQVLKNPKSSDFKTWTRWGRVGEMGQKAILGNGTVDDAIRQFQKKFKDKSGLAWDNRTDNPKPGKYAFVERSYNPDSDDDEEDDDDKKAVKKEADDDEDDASPPECTLEKPVKELMELIFNQQYFQQAMTSLNYDANKLPLGKLSKTTITRGFQQLKDLAALIDDPTLAASKWNMSMSAATEHLSNTYYSFIPHAFGRNRPPIIRDNTLLKREIELLESLSDMKDAAEIMKIDRKTRDTIHPLDRQFQGLGLEEMTPLDHKSSEFSHLKNYLNESRGSTHNMSYTVKDIFRIERQGEFKRFDDSEYSKISSDRRLLWHGSRATNYGGILSQGLRIAPPEAPVSGYMFGKGIYLADMSSKSAGYCCSYNTGGEALLLLCEAELGDPIQKLTGASYNAGTDAKKQGMHSTWGQGRTGPSKWIDAGVVHESLKGIKMPDPDVKPGDTNVSGAGLYYNEYICYDVAQVKLRYLLRVKI, from the exons ATGCCTCCTAGAAGAAGAGCTGCCGCGAACCCTCCAGCTGATCCACCTCTAGACGGCTGTGCAATCGCAGTCAGCGGCAAGTTTGACGACATTGGTCACAGTCACTCCTCTCTCGAGGCTCTCATTCGCAAGCATGGTGGATCATTCACCAGAAGCGTCACAAAGGCTACCACCCATGTTGTTTCTACTCAAGATGACTTCAACTCACAGAGCAGCAAAGTCACAGCGGCCAAGGATAAGGGCCTTCCTGTCGTGGACCCTTTGTGGCTCATTGATATCGACTCCAAGGGTAAGAAGCTGAGCGCTGACGACTATACCTGGGACTCTGCTTCCAAGTCCAATGGCACTGCTAAAGCTACCACCAATGGCAAGTCAAAGAAGCGATCGCCTCCTGCcgctgatgatgaggatgaagaggaggaaagcCAACCTAAGTCCAAGCGCGCAAGGAGCACCAGCGTTGCGCCTAAATCGAAGGCTAAACCCACAGCGGTCAAGAGGAGCACCAAAGACAAGGCCCCCGTTGAGGATGAgtctgaggaggaggaggaggcccCCAAGACCAAAGCCAAGCCTAAGGCTGCTGCAAAGAAGGGTGGTAAGGGCAAGGCTGCTGTCAAGGGCGAGCCCGAGGAGAgcttggaggaagaaaaggtcGTTGCCGAGGGACagttcatcaagaagaaggatgttgCAATTCCTCTCGATGAGCACTGCACTCTCCCCACCTACCAAGTTTATGTTGATCCTGACTCTGGTCTCATTTATGATGCTTCACTGAACCAAACCAATTCCTCAGCAAACAATAACAAGTTCTACCGCATTCAGGTGCTGAAGAATCCCAAGTCCTCTGACTTCAAGACTTGGACTCGATGGGGCCGTGTTGGAGAGATGGGTCAGAAGGCCATCCTTGGAAACGGAACCGTTGATGACGCTATCAGGCAGTTccagaagaagttcaaggacAAGTCAGGTCTCGCATGGGACAACCGTACCGACAACCCCAAGCCTGGCAAGTATGCGTTCGTCGAGCGTAGCTACAACCCTGattctgatgatgacgaggaggacgacgacgacaagaaggctgtcaagaaggaggcagatgatgatgaagacgatgcATCTCCTCCTGAGTGTACACTTGAGAAGCCCGTCAAGGAACTGATGGAGCTCATTTTCAACCAGCAATACTTCCAACAGGCCATGACATCTCTCAACTACGACGCCAACAAGCTGCCACTGGGCAAGCTGAGTAAGACAACTATTACTCGCGGTTTCCAGCAGCTCAAGGATCTCGCTGCCTTGATTGACGACCCAACCCTTGCCGCATCAAAATGGAACATGTCCATGTCTGCTGCTACTGAGCATCTTTCCAACACCTACTATTCATTCATTCCTCACGCATTTGGCCGAAACCGGCCACCTATCATCCGTGACAACACCCTACTCAAGCGGGAAATAGAACTTCTCGAGAGTTTGTCTGACATGAAGGACGCCGCTGAGATTATGAAGATCGATCGCAAGACGAGGGATACTATTCATCCTCTTGATCGCCAGTTCCAGGGTCTCGGCCTTGAGGAGATGACTCCTCTTGACCACAAGAGCAGCGAGTTCAGCCATCTCAAGAACTACCTCAACGAGTCTCGCGGTTCTACTCACAACATGAGCTACACCGTCAAGGATATCTTCCGCATTGAGCGACAAGGCGAGTTCAAGCGATTTGACGACTCTGAGTACTCCAAGATTTCTTCCGATCGTCGTCTTCTCTGGCACGGCTCACGAGCGACAAACTACGGTGGTATCCTTAGTCAGGGTCTCCGTATTGCCCCTCCTGAAGCTCCTGTGTCAGGTTACATGTTCGGTAAGGGCATTTATCTCGCCGATATGTCCTCCAAGTCGGCCGGATACTGCTGCTCTTACAACACTGGTGGCGAGgctttgcttctgctttgtGAAGCTGAGCTTGGTGATCCTATACAGAAGCTCACTGGAGCTAGCTATAATGCTGGCACTGATGCAAAGAAGCAAGGCATGCACAGTACCTGGGGTCAAGGTAGAACCGGCCCCAGCAAGTGGATTGATGCCGGTGTTGTTCATGAGAGCCTCAAGGGTATCAAGATG CCCGATCCCGATGTCAAGCCTGGTGATACCAACGTTTCCGGTGCCGGCCTGTACTACAACGAGTACATCTGTTATGATGTCGCCCAAGTCAAGCTGCGTTACCTCCTCCGCGTTAAGATCTAG